The genomic region AACATAAATGTTGCACCTGCGATCGCGGACATCGGAAGGATAAAGCGATAATCTGTACCGACAATGGCACGAACGATATGAGGAATCATTAAGCCGACAAACGCTAAATTACCGACAAGAGCAACCGAGGCTCCAGCAAGCAAAATAATAACCATAAAAAGCGCCAATTTGATTAGAGCCGTTTTTTGCCCTAATCCGACCGCAACTTCTTCACTTAAACTTAAAATCGTCAGTTGTCTAGCTAAGAAAAGAGAAATGAAGATCCCGATCAAGATGAAGGGGACAATGACTTGAAGTTGAGTCCAAGTTGTTCCAATGACTCCGCCTGATGTCCACATCGATACATTTTTTGAGATTTTAAAGTAGATGGCAATCCCTTCGGCAATGGCGTAAAGGAATGCAGAGACGGCAGCACCAGCTAAAACAATCCGAAAAGGTGAAAAGTTCCCTTTTTTCATTGCACTAATACCAAAAACCATGATTGCTCCAATTGCTGCTCCGATAAAACAAGCGATCATAATGCTCAAGTAATTTGCAGAAGGGATAAAAGCAATCGTAATGGCAAGTGCTGCGTTTGCACCAGCCGTTAACCCAAGTAATCCAGGATCAGCTAGAGGATTTCTCGTTACCCCTTGCATAACCGCACCAGAAACCGCAAGTGCTGCTCCAACTAAAAGTGCGGCGATTTCACGCGGTAATCGAATTTCACGGATAATCGTAATGTGATCATTGGTAGCGTTCGTCGTAAGTGCTAGCCAAACATCTTTTGCAGATATGTTTGCTGCTCCAAAAGTTATAGCTATAATAAACATACCGATTAACAAAACGGATGCAACAATTAGTTTATAGATAAATGGGATCGTATGTTGTCGTTCATTTCTCATAAGCCTCTCATCTTTCTATTATAAAATAAAGGGTTGAGTCAAAAGGTCGCTTTGTACTCTTTTGACACCAACCCCGATACTAACGATATACTTTTGAGTAAACTTCCTAATTTGTTAGTTCTCTAGAAAGCTATCAATAAAGTAGTCTAACTGGAAATCTAATGTTACTGGGTCATTAAAGTAGAATTCATATAGGTTCACTTCAAATACGTTATTGTTTT from Desertibacillus haloalkaliphilus harbors:
- a CDS encoding FecCD family ABC transporter permease yields the protein MRNERQHTIPFIYKLIVASVLLIGMFIIAITFGAANISAKDVWLALTTNATNDHITIIREIRLPREIAALLVGAALAVSGAVMQGVTRNPLADPGLLGLTAGANAALAITIAFIPSANYLSIMIACFIGAAIGAIMVFGISAMKKGNFSPFRIVLAGAAVSAFLYAIAEGIAIYFKISKNVSMWTSGGVIGTTWTQLQVIVPFILIGIFISLFLARQLTILSLSEEVAVGLGQKTALIKLALFMVIILLAGASVALVGNLAFVGLMIPHIVRAIVGTDYRFILPMSAIAGATFMLIADTLGRTINAPFETPVAAIVAMMGLPFFLIIVRKGGSAFS